A window from Salvia miltiorrhiza cultivar Shanhuang (shh) chromosome 2, IMPLAD_Smil_shh, whole genome shotgun sequence encodes these proteins:
- the LOC131013510 gene encoding senescence-specific cysteine protease SAG39-like gives MALTPSWKLLVAAIVLLQLCASLAAARTAPDASMIERHEKWMVENGRVYKDDAEKAMRFKIFKENVDYIESFNEAAARPYKLAVNKFADLTNQEFQASRNGYRMGSLPKLSSKISSFRYENVSAAPASIDWRKKGAVTAVKDQGQCGCCWAFSAVAATEGINQLTTGKLVSLSEQQLVDCDTTQDQGCNGGLMDDAFQYIISNKGLTTESNYPYQGVDGTCNSKKESSDAAKITGYEDVPANSESALLKAVVNQPVSVAIDASGSDFQFYSSGVFTGECGTELDHGVTAVGYGAASDGTKYWLVKNSWGASWGDEGYIMMQRDVGAAEGLCGIAMAASYPTA, from the exons ATGGCCTTGACACCTTCTTGGAAACTTCTTGTTGCAGCAATCGTGCTGCTACAACTCTGCGCTTCTctagctgcagcaagaacagcacCTGATGCATCGATGATCGAGAGGCATGAGAAATGGATGGTGGAGAACGGCCGTGTATACAAAGATGATGCTGAGAAGGCCATgagattcaaaattttcaaggaGAATGTCGACTATATCGAATCGTTTAACGAAGCTGCTGCTCGGCCTTACAAGCTCGCTGTCAACAAATTTGCTGATCTCACCAACCAAGAATTTCAGGCGTCTAGAAATGGATACAGGATGGGATCCCTTCCTAAGTTGTCGTCTAAGATTTCGTCGTTTAGGTATGAAAATGTGAGTGCAGCTCCGGCTAGCATCGACTGGAGGAAGAAGGGCGCTGTTACTGCTGTTAAGGATCAAGGCCAATGTG GATGTTGCTGGGCATTTTCAGCAGTTGCAGCGACGGAAGGAATCAATCAGCTAACAACAGGGAAACTTGTTTCTTTATCTGAACAACAACTTGTGGATTGTGACACAACTCAAGATCAGGGCTGCAATGGTGGCCTTATGGATGATGCCTTTCAGTATATTATTAGCAACAAAGGCCTCACAACTGAATCCAACTACCCCTACCAAGGAGTGGATGGCACCTGCAACTCCAAGAAGGAATCATCTGATGCAGCCAAGATCACAGGCTACGAGGATGTCCCAGCCAACAGCGAATCAGCACTGCTTAAAGCAGTGGTGAATCAACCAGTATCAGTAGCCATTGATGCAAGTGGATCAGACTTCCAGTTCTACTCGAGTGGCGTATTCACTGGAGAGTGTGGGACCGAACTAGACCATGGCGTGACTGCAGTTGGGTATGGGGCTGCCAGTGATGGAACCAAGTATTGGCTGGTGAAGAACTCGTGGGGAGCGAGCTGGGGAGATGAGGGATATATCATGATGCAGAGGGATGTTGGAGCTGCAGAAGGTCTCTGTGGCATCGCCATGGCAGCTTCTTATCCTACTGCTTGA